DNA from Hippoglossus hippoglossus isolate fHipHip1 chromosome 13, fHipHip1.pri, whole genome shotgun sequence:
acaaaccgtAGGGCTCATATCACGCCGATTCATgccttcactggttaccagttaaatttaaattcaggattgattttaagatactttaaataacttttaaagctcaacatGGGCTGGCCCCCACATACATTTTGCAGCTATGATTCCCTATAATCCGGGTCGTGACCTGAGATCGGCCAGCATGTCCCTGTTGGCTGTCCCTAGGTCAAGGCTGGCTACTCAAGGGGACCGGGCTTTCTCTGTCAgggccccgaggctctggaactccctgcctgatGAGATTAGGCTCGCCAACTCATTACAgttctttaaatcactgctcaaaatgtatttctacaggaaagcatttctaacatgcaacttgtaattattttcattacaacatcAGTCTTACAGAGTTCAAGTGTGATGTTCCTcatttagataagtgctatacaagtAAAGTTATAAAACCAGAGAACAATCAGTGACATCAAGGCGAGTCTTCTTCAGATCCATTGAtacagaaaagcttttttttctccagttatTTAGATTTGGCCTTAAAATTAGTAGAGGACCAATCTAAAATGGATGCACAATATACACATAAAGAAATTCTCTAAACCAACAATCTTTGTTAAGGGTTGTTCAGTTGAAAAGAACACCCACTGGGTTGATAAATGTATCTTTTGTATAAAGTTTAAAGTTATTCATTTCACATATTATTCGTTGCCACAAGATTATACACTAGCACCAGCATCTCAGACCACCACCTAATCAGCTCCTGCAGTACTTCAACCCTGGCTTGCCAGATCATTCCGTCCACTACTGTGGTATCTACGTCTGACTATCCTGAaattgtaatgtgttttttgtctttatctaACGTCCTGTTTTCCTGTGTTCAGGGCCATCCCCGCCTGCCAGTCTCCAACTGCTGATCTTCTACCACCTGCTAGCCTGTCAATCGTCAGCTGCCTTCACTACACCCCTCCTGTCTGCTGAGCCACTGGACCCCTCACTGTTACCCCTCCGCTGTCTGCCTGCCCACCGTGTGATCCTTGTTACTCTTCTCAGTTTGCCAATAAACTGTCGAACTGCCTTTTTGAGTCTGTACCGCATTCTGGGTTCAAAACTCCAGTGAACTTAACAGTGAGTTCCATagtgaaagtgtgtgaacaGATTTTATTGAGTAACACACTGTTGATGTGGAAGTTATTGTGACAATTATTCTAATAACTGCCTCATTACATTCTACCCAGTGCCTTCAGgcacttcctctctgcctctgttcaACTGCACATCAAGTCAGGTTATGACATAGTCTAACCAATCTCTGCTCtcgctcctccctcctctggtTTTCATTGAGCTAAGAGGATCCAGATCTGGCCCAGTGATGAGCGAAAGGTTCTCTGTGGGAAGATCTAATGTCACAAATACTGGAGGATGGATGAACTTGAAAATGCACAATAAACCTAAGCATGAAGCAGAAATGCAATGGATTCCTTCTTCTGCAGTGCAGCCTATTGGGCCCCTTTGAAACATCTTCACTCAAATAGTGCTTTGTTTACATTGTGGTTTATAGTACTGAAAGTTATTTTCCTTCGCCACTTGCTGATGGAGATTTTCTGAAAGGCATAGGCAATTAGTGTACTTCTTTTCCTTCttgcattcatttgttttctatatatGTGACTAAAGATGACAGTGAGTTatgacaaactgaaaatgttgcAAGATGCTTCAATTTCATCCACATGTCAAAGTCAAAAGAAATTTCAAAACACAAGTTGATTTAGATTTTGTACTTGATGAATAACCTGAGTTGTATGTGAGCATAGTACACAGCACATACATAATTGTCACTGGCTGACCACTCAGGGAAGAGCTGAGAGTGGAGgtgcttctccctctctgcctgttCATAATATTTTGCCTGCTCCACTGTGgacacacaacccacacacaaGCATAAGTGCACACAGATCCACATGAACAGGTGTAGGTTCTGCAATGAAACCATCTAGTGTATTTGTGACATAAAATACTGGAAATCctctttttaaatttagatttgttCACTGGTCATGTGAGTGTAAATAAAAATCCTTCACAAGAACAACAAAAGATGTGAAGAATTATAGTTAGAGGAACAATATAACATTTTAGAGGTGTTATCTTTGGCAGTGCTCGGTTGCAGAGagcttttaaatcttttatcaAACTGTGGTGAGGTTTGTGTGACACCTAGAGTTTCAAACATACAGAGCAAAGACACCTACTCTGTGCAATGAGTCTGTTGACAGCCGCACATTCCGGCTTTTGGAGTTCTGTCACAAATTTTGGCCTCTGTTCCATGTGGGATAGCATGAAAGTGTTAGGGGACTTCGTGACATACGGCCTACTCTCATCGTGTGGCTTTCTGTAACACCTTCTCTTTCTATGGGAAAACCGTAAATCAGGGAGAGCTGTCTAAAACTCTGAGGaaggaaacaaaccaaaacgTTGACGGATCAAGGTAcataaatagataataaatataAGACATAATATATAATTGATATAATTTTGAGTCTTGCTCTGTTGTGGTCAGCCACAGATGGACTTACCGTGAAGCGTGGATCAATTTCAGTCCCATatagtaaaatgaaaataatcaaatcatcaaaACCGATTTCTGGTCCCAGGTCCCCACCGCTGTGGTTTATCTGCTGTGGTTTATCTGATAACTTAGAGGAAGATTTGACTGGGTCTGTGCACTGACCATTGCAACACgcaaagtctgtgtgtgttagagattggtggagggaggcaggggaATAATTCTGACAAATAGCCCATTGGCATGAGTGACAGGTCTAATGGAAGAAGACGTCCGCATGCCAGCTCACCAGACACACTGAtacatcacatgcacacatacatattcatataGGAAATACTCACAACCTAGATGAATGAAAGCGTTTGCATGCCAGCTCAtgccatgcaaacacacacacgactgagCTGCATGATAATACTACACACAGAAACCATTGTGAATCACACAGGTCACTTTAATACTGTGCCTGATTAGCCTTTTCTCAGGCGCGTGTGGTAGTGTGCACACTGAGCTTGACAAGAGACGGGTGAAATTCCCAGTATAACTCCACCCCCCGTCAGTGTGTAATAGACACTACTGGGAGTAATAGATAGTGTTAATGAGAGCATCAGTATCAGGGCCTTATAACAGCATACCATTCATTAATAGTAAGCTTATTATATTTAGAAAAGTCAAACCTGATTACAAACACCTACTGCTCTGCTTTACAATGACGGGAATGTGAGCTCAATGTTacgatgtgttttctttcttctcgtCATTGCAAGAACACAGAAATAAGGTTAGGGATAAACAccttaataaaaaatgttagcGAATATAGAGCATTGCCAGTATTCGACCGATGTTAAATTTCAAAGATACAGAAACAATTTCACATGCTTGTTTGTCATTACGCCAGGAACACAGCAACAGCCTTTTTACAAGCCAGAAACTCTGGAATCTGGCTTCAGACCACACATAAATCAGCTGCCAGGCTTTAACCAGAGTAAATGGGTTGGAACACATCCGCTGTTGTACAGACCATTGTCTGTACAACAGCAACCTGTATGTTTTAGAATATATTTTAAGGTtcctttaattattttctaCTTAAAGTGGAATTttatggtgtttttatttctttgttactttgttttgagaagCATCATATTAAGATATATGCATATAATTATCAAGGGAAATAATGATAGTATGTCTCTAGacaatcaaacacaacaaataaacttGAATACACTACAGAAGCTCAAAAAATGCAGAGGTGTAAATAATTAAGTTAATGGAGatgaagaaaactgaaacagTATCTTGcatcaaatattttataatgtaaCAGTTGGGCTGTTGTAAAATCATTAGTAACGTACATTAGTGACAAGTCACCTGCATTGAAAAGCAGAGGCAGTGATGTCTTGTACTCTCAGATGCTGGAGGAGTTGGTGCATTGTTCAGTGTCATGCATCTAGTTGGTGCTTGAGGTAGTAATGCTAGTGACAAAGTGACACTTGACAGCATCCATCACACCACCCTGTGTCTTTCACGCCCCCAGCAAACATCTGACAGTAGAGATAGTTTCTTCGTTTCTTATCAATATCTCATAACCTTGCAATGCCTGTGGCTTCTCAGACAAATGGTAGACATAAATGATGAAGCTCTCGCACCATGTTACAACTGATCCGTCTCAACACGAAAACATCACTTGAGTCATTTGTCTCTTTGAATTTACTGGATGGCAACACCAAGTACAGTGTAAGTGTAGAACTGAGGACTTTCATTTAAATGATTCCAGCTGGCAGACCAGGTCAAAGCAACATTCACCTCAAGCGTTTATTGTGAAAAGAATCATCGCTGTACAGCTTTGAATGTCTTTGTGTATGATTGGCCTCATGATTTAAGGTCAAGTAGAAAATGGATCCAATATTTGATGCCAATTTCCTGCATCTTCAAGAATTGGATTCTACGCCCAGCCCCCAAAAACTCCAAGTTTTGTTAAATGTCAGAATTAAAATTTTCTTAGTGGCTAAATTCATTAATACAAGATCAGAACAGATCATTTAACCAATTATTGTCTTAAGTTAttacaaaatgttgaaaaaataaCCAAtagttaaattatatttattcttttgtttatcTTAAGTacatctttttaaattatatgtaGTTTGAGAGtttatacaattttattttctactatacaaataaaatgtattaattccTTATTAAGTTAATAAGGCAATTGTTCTGAGCATCCCAAGTTggtaaaacattttctaaaaagaactaaatgatttttattgaccatgaggattttttttcttcctactTAACTACCTGAAGCCCAGCAGCAGTTCTGACAAAATTATACAAAGGAGTTTTCATCCAATTCATAAACATACAGCATCAGGTGAGATGACAACACTTCAGTGCACTTTTACATCACTTTCTACTGAGATTTTTAAATCTTTGGGTTGTCTGGTTAGTGTCAGCGTCATCTCATCATGCTCTTAGCTGCCTATTAAGACTGATCatacttttttaattttcaattaTTTCTTGAAgaccttttatatttttttccagtatTGAGCTGTGATACAACTCACAGCTCAATAccgaaaaaaatataaaaggtcttcaagaaataaatgaaaaaagaatgtCTCATTTTGATTAAGATTCCTATCATCTCTGAAGTCACAATTATGGATTAATGACTGAAAAAAGTCTGGTTATACCAATTAACAAACGCACACAATTGACATTTTGTCTTTACAatttttattcatctttcaggaaacaaacatgaaagCCTGTAAGACAAAATAAGGGTGTAGGTAAGTGAAcagttaaagaaaataaattgataCAAAATTGAATTATGCAGTTTGATGTTTTACCTCATTATGCTTTCTCTGCCGCTTTCTCggctttctctgctgctgctgtctcctcatctcctcccttGGTGTTACGTGTGTAAATCAGCTGTGCTCTGTGTTTGGACACCAGTTTGATCATGCCTGGAAGACAACACAACCACATTCGTGGTTAGCATGATCTGATTTTAAAccacacatacatacatcaACTATGTCACGGGCTCAACTTACTGTATTCAGCCTGTGCTACCACTGAGCAGTGGATGTGTGGAACATTTCAAGTGTAAGtgaaaatgtgcatattttATATCTGTTATTACAAGAGAAAGTGCAAACATAGGCACCATCATTGTGACCATTACCTTtacaaacagcacaaacaaattAATTAGTTGTAGCATAAAAGCAAAAATACATATGAAatattaacacacatttaatgCTTTAATGTCTCTTTTGTACCATTTATCTCATCTGATATTTTGGAGTGcaagaaaacatgtttaaagcGGTGAGGGGACGTTGCAGCTGTGGATAAATGTGAACAGTATCACACTGGACATTATCTACAAACAGCACCGTCATTTTAGGACAAATGATGCTGCTAAAGAGGAAAAATGCATAGTACTTAGTTTGCAAACATTTATACGTGTTAGGCAAAGCCATCGAGCCGTGCTGATGACTGTGGGTGAATTGAGGGGATGAATTTAATGTTGCGCGACAATGCTATAGATGGCAGCGGGAACTGATCTCCACTTCTTTCCAAAAAGCAAAAGATGTGTATTCTGCTGGGTGAGATCACATGGAAGattgaataaaacattcaccCATGTTCTCATTTACAATATCTAATCTCCTTTTCCACAGATCCACTGGTTCAGTGCAATAAATCATTCATGGTAAACAGACATATACTGTTCCTTCTTTAACTAACATACGACTATAGTCCATAATGGAGACGATCTGCAACATGTGCTATGGTGAATGCTTTAGAAACATGTGCTAACTAAATGTATTTCATGCATTACTATTAAACCATCTTTAAGGGTTTTCATCTATATACATCAAATATACTTGAAACCAGAAAAGGAGGTTTTAAATATTAACCAGCTCATCATACATTGACCTGTCTGCTAGCTTTATGGTTACAGACTACCAGGACCCCAACACGAATGTGATTACACAGGAAGCCATTTACTGGGtccaacacacactgtttacactaTGAGCTAAAAGGTGAGGTTCACCTTTGGCAAGCAGTTCCTGGAGAGCATTCCTGGCCAGAGAGCCACGGATCTTCAGCCTCTCAGACACGACAGCTGGGGTGATAAGCTTGTAGTTGGGAACTTCTTTATACAACTTCTCGTAGGTGGCCTTGTCGAAGAGCACCAGGTTGTTGAGCTTGTCCCTCACTTTTCCCTTGGACCACTTCTGCTCAAAAGTAAATAAAGGGGTCAATGTGTGTAGACTCATACAATTATTCAGGATattcatgaaatataaaaagggtCAATCTGTGGATCAAATGTAACCACTGTACCTTCTTCTTGGCTTTGCCGCCAGACTTGTTGACTGGGTCCTTGTCCTTCTTGGACTTCCCAGCGTCCTTCTTCTTATCTTGTTTGGGAGGCTGAAATCAGGAGACAAAATAGTCCATCACATTAAAGCTACATGTGGGCCTTGCAGCACGTGTACAAATAAGTGAATGGTAGTGAAATGAGAACGCTTTCAAAGTATTTCAGACAATGGTGCTTAACCAGTGGTCACACCCGTTGCCAAAGGTTAACTCTGTTGGCCGGCATGGGGATGGCCTAGTCTCCGTACTCAGCGTTTATAGCCTCACTTTTAGAATGGTTAACTAATATTGGCAATCCTCAACAGCTTCAGCATCAACgttaaattataataatacttaTAGCTACAATTTAAACGGAGTTATTAAGTGTTACTTTGCTCGACTCGTCGGTAACTACAGCGCAGTATGAAAGCGTGGTGGAATTAGcaggctagctagctagctaactagCGTGCCGCTAAATGCGtaaaaaaccaacaaataaCTCAATTTACGCTCCTTTATCGGAACGTGGACCAGCACAGTTTATTCACCAGTTGTTCCGAACTACTATGACACGGATGGGATTTCATAAAGACGAATAATTTTCATTATGATCGGACAAAACGTGGAAAAACTGTCCTCACCATGTTTCCTCGTCAAGATGTCGGAGCGAAAGGAAGTTTACCCGTGCAAGAGCCCCTTAGACAACCCGTATATGCGGAAACGGGGTGAGGAATTCTGGGTACTGGAGTCCTCTTCGCGTCTGGTCGTTTCTGTAGATTTTGACTGTAAATACCAGGTGATCAAACCACTGTGCGACACTCACATCTGTACACAAACATCTAAAAGACGAACCGGGTCACAAAGGCTGCTGGTTTATAGTTGTCCGGGGTTTGGACACCACTGAGGTCACGTGACGGTGCTGTCAGCTGTGCGTCGGCAACATGGTGATCttcagtgtgtatgtggtgAACAAGGCTGGAGGTTTAATTTACCAATACGACAACTATGTCCCGAGAGCGGAGGCGGAGAAGACCTTCAGCTTCCCGTTAGACCTGGTGCTCAAACACCACGATGAAAAAGTGGTCGTTTCGTTCGGACAACGGGACGGAATCAGAGGTAAACTTAAAAGCTagcattagcatgttagctcaCGTCAGCTgctagctgctgctgtgttatGAAGATctgaaaaacactgcaaatgtGGTTTAAAATACAGAACCAGGAAGTAATGAACCAGTTGTATTTGTTAAGTGCATAATAACAGTGCCCACAATTGAATGGCTTCCTAAAGACTGATTGTGTGATACCTCActtagcattttttttaaaccctaCTCTACTATATTGAACTTCCTTAGCATGTTCTGTGGTGTATTTCATCTTTAGGCTGCATGACACAATCATATGTTCATCTATTAACTGTCTCatgatgtctgtttgtgtatgatTCCTGGTGTCCTGCCCCAGTGGGACATGCAGTGCTATCCATCAATGGAGTCGATGTGATTggaaagaacacagcagaaggAAAGGACATCCTCGAGTACCTGAAAGACGCCTCAAACTATCCTGTGTCTATTCGATTTGGACGCGCACGCCTGAGCTCCAACGAGAAGCTGATGCTGGCGTCCATGTTTCACTCGTAAGTTTCACATTTGCActgagggtggggggtggtgtAGTGGAGATAGATTCATGTCACAGGGACGACAAactgagcaagacactgaataCAGCACCCCAAAGTGAACAAATGTGATAGCTGCAGGtctgatgtgttttaataatcAACGTCAAGTTTGGTTGTTTTCCTCAGGTTGTTTGCTATAGGTTCACAGCTGTCTCCAGAGGTTGGCAGCTCGGGGATCGAGATGCTGGAAACAGACGTCTTCAAACTCCACTGCTTCCAGACTCTCACAGGTGAGTGGTGTAAACAAAGTGTCATTGCGTGTGAAATAAAGACCAACAAAATTGTGCATAGTTTTTCTAACTTTGTAATGATATGTAACTGAAATCTTTCTCACTGTTTGTTCTATCTCTGTTCTATCAGGGATCAAGTTCATTGTGCTGGCTGACCCTCGACAATCCGGCATTGATGCACTGTTGAGGAAGATTTATGAAATCTATTCCGATTTTGCCCTCAAGAACCCATTCTACTCTCTGGAAATGCCTATCAGGTAATTTCAGGAGACAATAATGTTTCGCTCcactttgctgtgtttttatgtgtcttAGGCTACCACCaccacattttgttttaaatgtatcacTGCTCAGTCAAttaatcaaactttatttgtagaGCCCATATTCAAAAATGGTCTCACAGggttttaacaaggtgtgacatcctctgcccttaacccttaacaagtcaaaggaaaaactacaaaaaaaacttttaacagaggaaaaagaatgtagaaacctcagagagagccacatgtgagggatgcagatgcagattgtttgtctttgaacaccattttaaaatgaaaacatattagtGTGAATGTagtaaggctacatccatactaataaTGCACACACAATTTCCGTTTACTTATACAGTGTCTCCAACACATCCCAGCGCCTGTGTCACCGTGAATCTGTGTGATTTTCAGGTGTGAGCTCTTTGATCAGAATCTGAAGAGCGCGCTGGAGATTGCAGAGAAAGCCGGCAACTTTGGAGCTGGATCTTGAAGCAGGAAACAACATGAACCTGCCTGAACGATTGTTTCACGATCACAAGAGGTTTAGTGAATTTCGATGACTGAGGACCTTGTTGAGGGAAATTAAGTGGATTCTCTTTGTTCCTTTTGGAACTGGGATGTGACACAttgtaaatacatgttttgtAAATACTTGAAAAGATTAAACCCACGTGTGTTAATATTTCATATGTAGTTTGTTTTTGTCGCATGAATATTGGATTTCTGTGTGATTTAAAATCCACCGAGCATAAACAAGAGAAGATAATTGACTGAAAAAGTAGAATTTATTAAAGCCTTTGTGTAAATATTGTCTTAATTAATTCATGATTAATTataacgttaaaaaaaaaacgtattttgTATAACATACAAGTTTCTGATCTAGGTTTCAGTTTTGTCCTCTGGGCTCTGTGATGCAACAGTGACCTCAGGAGAGGAAACCTTTCTGTAGTCGTGTCTCTACCACATTCCATTACATGACATACATAATCTGTAGTCACGTAAATTCCAATGTTTACAGATTGTAAACAGTAAATGTCAATAAGCAACTTGCAAAACACTTAGAAAAAATCCTCAACTTTTATGAGCTTCATTTACACCTGTGTTGTATGactgaaaaaaatacagaggTATAAAAAAATCAGGTAAGAACAATATTTAAAGATGATGTTGGCTCAAATAATGCAGTTTTCCTCTGGATGCAGAGGTTGAGATGTAATGGGGTTTTAGTCGGCCTTCTTGGACATGTTCCCCATCTTGGTCCGGATGTTGCGCAGCAGGAAGAATCCGACAGCGGTGACACCACAGACGATCTCTGCTACCCAGAAGGCCATTTCCCAGCCGTGGTGCTTGGCGATCGTGCTGAATGGAAGTCCGGACAGGAAGCCACCAACTGAGGGGAACACAAACGGATCGGTTCACTCCCaaagatgagagaaaatgaaaactagAGCATATTCTACTGCACTGACGTCACTGTGAGGTTTAGATACAGTGGCCCTAAATACAAATCATAAATCACAAAGTACAACAAATAACAAtacataacaaataaaacacaatagcaaataaaacaactgcaaataagaaaaaacaacctcagataagaaaacaagcaaatcaataaacacattttttcagaatttccttccttccaaTCACTGACAAGCCTTGTCAATATCAGATACTTACCTTTTCTGTTATAGGTTAATGCTGTTGGGTTTtgtaatttgttgtgttttcgCACTTAAGGGCCACCGTAATAATGCAATATATGAAGTAGTAAGAGTAAATAGGATTAAGGGAAAATAAATGGTATGTCATTGTATTATTAGCGTTGTTAGGGATAGTGTCGCTAACAAGCACTTAACAATAGCTTATACAGGCTCCACATGAATAACTGGCTTGAAAATCAACTTACTGTTGGCCATCAAGGCGACAATGGCATGTGACGTCCCACAGTAGTTGGATGGGGCGCTCTCATTGGCTATAACCCCAAACAATGCTATTGGTCCGTAGGAGGAGAAACCGAAAGCAGCACCCAAGCTGAGTATCCACACCTGAACATGAGACATCAGAGTCTGATACACAGTGTGCTGCATTCAAGAATATGTCATTGCACCATGTATGTTCAGTGTTAGATACCTTTGAGCTGTCGGCAGCGACTGTGACTCTGAACAGGTACATGGACACAAACATTCCTGCCATCATGCAGATCAGGATGAAGTGGCGAGGATTGCCATAGATTCTCCTGCCTTGCTGtacaaaataaagattaaataaatgtatgggTTTTGCTGGCTATACACAGAATCACTTAATATCTATTACATATGAACTAAGAAAAAGGTGACTGGTCAggtaatgtgtttttatttatcttactGGATAGATAAGAGTTATTGTTAGAGTTGATTGACTTGGATTGACGTAAAGACCAAGGCCATCCAGGACTATTTCCTGTGTTAGTTTGCactatgttttttatttttgtattttgtggaTTGGTGGGGCATGACATGAACttgtggatccaggattatttttaactttatttaacatggtGATAATGTGTTAACCTCTGAGCATCCTTCTAATTGAAGTTGTACAGTATTTGCTTTGTGTAGACACTGCCTCCATGTAGGTTATGGTGCATAACACATAATTTTTCATTGCAATTGTTCCTGTAATacgtatttttattttataagttTATGTGGTAAAAAGCAACTGGAATAGAAAAACATACTGAAAAGGACACACTGTTGAAATGTTGACAGGTCTGTTAAGtctgtattttacatttcaaaggCCAAAATGCATTTCCTGCAAAAATTCTATTTCCTTCATTATGTTTGGGAAAATGTGGGAATTTGTGTTTGCTAAATGGTTCAATGGTCAGTTCAAGAGCACAAAGCAGATCATTTAGGCAAATCTGTAGAAGGAAAATGTTTCAATATGTGAAGCAGATTTGAATTTTGCAAAAGCAATTGATGATCCAAAGTAAAGATCCTTTGGAGCTGTCAGTGTGCTTTTATAATACCTGCATCatttaccaaaataaaacataaacatgcaaAGGTGAAAAAAGGAGGATTTTGCCAATTTATGGATAACAGTTTCAATCACAGCTCTTCTAACAATATGTCAAAAAATCATCCAGATGTTCAAACTCACTTTGGCCACAGCCTTGTCAGAGAGGTAACCTGCGGTGAGACTTCCTAACAGACCTCCGACTTCCAGGGCACTCATGTATGAGCTTCCTATGAAGAACAACACAGTGATTCACAGGAAATAATGAGCTGCTTCTCaccaaagaggaggaggcgtCTGCTCTATCCCTCTGTCATACCCATGAGTGTAGACTGGCCCTTGTCCTGGATGAGGAACAACTGGCCCCAGTCGGTGCAGGCCGTCTTCACCCCGAACACCACCAGGTACGACACAGACAGCAGCCACAGGTACGGAGACAGCAAGAACGCAGACAGGGTGCTCTCATCACTCGAGGATCctgaacaggaaacacacagaaaacagttATCATCATGGCTCTTGTGATATCTCAATATTGCAgagagggaatttcttcaaatttggtacaaatattcaatTGGACTGAAAGATGAATTGAATAGAATctagtggtcaaaggtaaaggtcactatgaccttacaaaacaggtttttgttcttttgaatTTAACATGCCCTGAATACCTTGAGAGacttcttcaaatttggtagaaACGTTCACTTGAACTCACAGACTAACTGGTTACatttttggtggtcaaaggtcattgttACAGTTGCttcacaaatcatgtttttggtCTCTTGAACTTaatatctcaagtctgtctgCAGGGAATTTCTTCAGGTTATGACCAGTTCTCTGATTAggtttcagtggtcaaaggtcatgatgACATATTACTGTGAATGTACCTAgagggactgaaactgcactggtcgGCAGAGGCTTACAACTGAGGGGTAGTAAATATagtttgtatgtatgtgaaaCTTCACAATAAACATGACATAATGGGTGTAACATAACATCCCCTGGTGCAGGTGGGAGGGATCTCTAACTCTCTACTTCTAATCATATCAGCACATGAAACATCTCAAACCACACATGCTACTTTCACACTTTTTTCGGTGCATGAGCGAGAGAGACACAGCGCACACAGGTGGCATGTGAGGGGCAGGCCGTCTGGGTACGGAGTCCACCATGTCACCGACCTTTAGTCACAACAAGAGGCACATGCTgtaaaagcacacacacgcaaacgcaCCGACACACACGCAAGagcgcgcgcacgcacgcacgcacgcacgcacgcacgcacgcacacacacacacacacacacacacacacacacacacacacacacacacacacacacacacacacacacacacacacacacacacacacacacacacacacacacacacacgtc
Protein-coding regions in this window:
- the slc37a4a gene encoding glucose-6-phosphate exchanger SLC37A4a; the protein is MATASYGYYRGTIFLAMFVGYTLYYFNRKTFSFVMPSLMQEIQMDKDDLGMIASSQSLAYAISKFISGVLSDQISARWLFSIGLFLVGGINVFFSWSSTVAVFSALWFLNGLGQGLGWPPCGRVLRKWFEPSQFGTWWAILSCSMNLAGSLGPIIATVLAETHSWRTILSVSGMICVAFSFICLLVIKNEPKDVGLPNVEAAAKKSKGGSSSDESTLSAFLLSPYLWLLSVSYLVVFGVKTACTDWGQLFLIQDKGQSTLMGSSYMSALEVGGLLGSLTAGYLSDKAVAKQGRRIYGNPRHFILICMMAGMFVSMYLFRVTVAADSSKVWILSLGAAFGFSSYGPIALFGVIANESAPSNYCGTSHAIVALMANIGGFLSGLPFSTIAKHHGWEMAFWVAEIVCGVTAVGFFLLRNIRTKMGNMSKKAD
- the trappc4 gene encoding trafficking protein particle complex subunit 4 produces the protein MVIFSVYVVNKAGGLIYQYDNYVPRAEAEKTFSFPLDLVLKHHDEKVVVSFGQRDGIRVGHAVLSINGVDVIGKNTAEGKDILEYLKDASNYPVSIRFGRARLSSNEKLMLASMFHSLFAIGSQLSPEVGSSGIEMLETDVFKLHCFQTLTGIKFIVLADPRQSGIDALLRKIYEIYSDFALKNPFYSLEMPIRCELFDQNLKSALEIAEKAGNFGAGS
- the rps25 gene encoding 40S ribosomal protein S25 yields the protein MPPKQDKKKDAGKSKKDKDPVNKSGGKAKKKKWSKGKVRDKLNNLVLFDKATYEKLYKEVPNYKLITPAVVSERLKIRGSLARNALQELLAKGMIKLVSKHRAQLIYTRNTKGGDEETAAAEKAEKAAEKA